From a single Bacillota bacterium genomic region:
- a CDS encoding L,D-transpeptidase family protein produces the protein MLYASRYLRLMSPFMVGPDVRQLQERLQELGFYRGPLDGVFGPATETAVRAFQTEAGLTVDGIVGPTTWNALGIDRIPSARGNRRISIDTEKKNLTLREGNRLIRTYPVAVGRPETPTPLGNWVITEKQLNPGGPFGARWMRLSIPWGGYGIHGTNNPSSIGMAASHGCVRMFNEDVIELYDLVDIGTPVRIIGRVFTGRILRVGDRGSDVLEVQRRLQILGYYDGDLDGVYGPQTQQAVIDFQRDHNLEPDGIVGPRTYEELQKAFDVVLGNRQP, from the coding sequence GTGCTCTACGCAAGTCGATATTTGCGACTTATGTCCCCCTTTATGGTTGGGCCGGATGTGCGCCAACTTCAGGAGCGATTACAAGAACTGGGTTTTTATCGTGGCCCCCTTGATGGGGTCTTCGGACCAGCGACAGAGACGGCGGTTAGAGCTTTCCAGACTGAGGCTGGGCTAACCGTAGACGGAATCGTCGGTCCAACAACCTGGAATGCTTTGGGGATTGACCGGATTCCTTCCGCTCGAGGGAATCGGCGAATCTCTATCGACACCGAAAAAAAGAACCTGACCCTGAGGGAAGGAAATCGCCTTATTCGCACTTACCCTGTGGCGGTCGGGCGACCGGAAACGCCAACTCCCCTGGGCAACTGGGTAATCACGGAAAAACAGCTTAATCCCGGCGGCCCGTTTGGTGCCCGTTGGATGCGCCTGTCAATCCCGTGGGGGGGATACGGGATTCATGGCACCAATAACCCCAGTTCGATCGGTATGGCGGCCAGTCACGGCTGTGTCCGTATGTTTAATGAAGATGTCATTGAACTTTACGATCTGGTAGACATTGGGACCCCAGTGCGGATCATCGGTCGAGTCTTTACTGGGCGGATCCTGCGGGTCGGTGACCGTGGGTCTGATGTTCTGGAGGTGCAAAGAAGGTTACAGATTCTTGGGTATTATGATGGTGACCTTGATGGGGTATACGGTCCACAAACACAGCAAGCGGTTATCGACTTCCAACGTGATCATAACTTAGAGCCGGATGGTATTGTTGGTCCAAGAACCTACGAGGAACTACAAAAAGCCTTTGACGTTGTTCTGGGCAATCGACAACCTTAA
- a CDS encoding Rrf2 family transcriptional regulator, with amino-acid sequence MRLSTKGRYGLRAMLDLAQHVGEGPISLKSIAERQDISEHYLEQLFAVLRKADLVKSIRGAQGGYVLAKLPAEITVGDIIRALEGPIAPVECVSEDNPDVCRREDYCVTRIIWEKLRDSMIAVLDSYTLEDLCHEAERLNHANRAYMYYI; translated from the coding sequence ATGAGGCTGTCAACCAAAGGTCGCTACGGGTTACGAGCAATGCTTGATCTGGCGCAGCACGTTGGCGAGGGGCCAATTTCCCTGAAGAGCATCGCTGAACGTCAGGATATTTCTGAACATTATCTAGAACAGTTATTTGCTGTGTTGCGCAAGGCCGACCTGGTTAAAAGCATTCGCGGTGCCCAGGGAGGATATGTTTTGGCCAAGCTCCCGGCCGAGATTACGGTTGGCGATATTATCAGAGCCCTGGAAGGACCAATCGCACCAGTTGAGTGTGTCAGTGAAGACAATCCAGATGTCTGCCGGCGGGAAGACTACTGTGTGACGCGGATCATCTGGGAAAAACTGCGCGATAGCATGATCGCGGTCCTGGACTCTTACACCCTGGAGGACTTGTGTCACGAAGCGGAGCGACTTAATCACGCTAATCGTGCTTATATGTACTATATTTAA
- a CDS encoding ferredoxin, with protein MKVAVDPELCIECGLCIDTCPDVFDWDGNGKAHAKVDPVPAAQESSAREAIEGCPTEAIKEV; from the coding sequence ATGAAGGTTGCCGTTGACCCGGAATTGTGCATTGAATGTGGCCTGTGTATTGATACTTGCCCGGATGTTTTTGATTGGGACGGAAACGGTAAGGCTCACGCCAAGGTAGATCCTGTGCCTGCAGCACAGGAAAGCAGTGCCCGCGAGGCTATCGAAGGGTGTCCCACTGAAGCCATCAAGGAAGTTTAA
- a CDS encoding MoaD/ThiS family protein: MEVIVKADATIRQRIPNYPGESGMRLSLSQPATVLDLLALLAIPPQEVGLVLINGTFSQKETALQPNDVVQLFSFIEGG, translated from the coding sequence ATGGAGGTTATAGTAAAAGCCGATGCCACGATCAGACAACGCATCCCAAATTATCCAGGCGAGAGCGGAATGAGGTTGAGTCTGTCCCAGCCAGCCACGGTACTCGATTTATTGGCGCTATTAGCTATTCCCCCGCAAGAGGTTGGTTTGGTGCTGATTAACGGTACCTTCAGCCAGAAGGAGACCGCGCTCCAGCCCAACGACGTGGTCCAGTTGTTTTCTTTTATTGAAGGCGGTTGA
- the surE gene encoding 5'/3'-nucleotidase SurE → MRILLTNDDGIYAPGIKALARALEGLGELIVAAPDRERSATGHSITVFHPIRVDRTNIPETTARGWIVEGTPADCVKLAICALLDEPPDLVVSGINRGPNLGTDVLYSGTVSAAVEGIILGVPAIAVSLTTYDYDADYSFAASFTRRLCEEYSRQGLTPDTLLNVNIPPLDEESVAGVKVTKLGVRRYENVFEERKDPRGKSYYWLAGDVIDDLEDPDSDVVAIHENKVSITPIHFDLTNYAIMEDIQRRLSGMLR, encoded by the coding sequence ATGCGTATACTTCTAACAAATGACGACGGAATATATGCCCCGGGGATTAAAGCACTGGCCCGAGCTCTGGAAGGGTTGGGTGAACTGATCGTTGCTGCTCCTGACCGGGAAAGGAGTGCTACCGGGCACAGTATTACTGTGTTTCACCCAATTCGGGTTGATCGAACCAATATACCGGAGACAACTGCCCGGGGATGGATCGTGGAAGGAACACCAGCTGATTGCGTTAAACTGGCAATCTGTGCTTTGCTGGACGAACCGCCTGACCTGGTTGTCTCGGGGATCAATCGCGGCCCAAATCTGGGGACGGATGTGCTGTATTCTGGAACAGTGTCAGCCGCAGTGGAAGGGATCATCCTGGGGGTCCCAGCAATAGCGGTTTCATTGACCACTTACGACTATGATGCCGATTATTCTTTTGCTGCTTCTTTTACCCGTCGGTTGTGTGAGGAGTATTCGCGCCAGGGTTTAACCCCAGACACCTTACTGAACGTGAATATCCCGCCACTGGACGAGGAGAGTGTCGCCGGTGTTAAAGTAACTAAACTGGGGGTTAGGCGTTACGAGAATGTTTTTGAAGAGCGCAAGGACCCGCGCGGTAAGAGTTACTACTGGCTTGCTGGCGACGTGATTGACGATCTGGAGGATCCTGATAGTGATGTGGTAGCCATCCATGAAAACAAGGTTTCAATCACACCGATCCATTTTGATCTAACAAACTATGCGATTATGGAAGACATTCAGCGGCGCTTGAGCGGGATGCTGCGCTAA
- a CDS encoding YpmA family protein, which yields MTERPGKLELIATKTVPANNDLYKIVDFLNKTLKDKNIMFGLTKNTQEETMTISVYET from the coding sequence TTGACAGAGAGACCTGGTAAACTGGAATTGATCGCCACCAAGACTGTACCGGCAAATAACGATTTATACAAAATTGTTGATTTTCTTAATAAAACCCTCAAAGACAAAAACATCATGTTTGGCTTGACGAAAAACACCCAGGAGGAGACGATGACCATCTCGGTCTACGAGACTTAG
- a CDS encoding DUF441 domain-containing protein gives MLEAFLILGLMLVLGIVGRNDLVAIGAGIVLLLKLAQAEPFFPWLEKYSLKLGIIMLIIAVMTPIAQGKIRLSDILQTMKNPVGVLAILAGILAAYMGKRGVTLLTDRPQVITGVLVGTIIGVAFFRGVPVGPLIAAGMVALLIR, from the coding sequence ATGTTGGAGGCTTTTTTGATTCTCGGTCTGATGCTGGTCTTGGGGATCGTGGGACGAAATGATCTGGTTGCCATCGGCGCTGGTATCGTTTTACTTTTAAAACTTGCACAGGCCGAGCCGTTCTTCCCCTGGCTAGAAAAATACAGCCTTAAGTTAGGGATTATTATGCTAATTATCGCTGTAATGACACCTATTGCCCAGGGGAAGATCCGGCTCAGCGATATTTTACAGACCATGAAGAACCCGGTGGGGGTGCTGGCCATTCTGGCTGGTATCCTGGCGGCTTACATGGGCAAACGGGGAGTGACTTTGCTCACCGATCGTCCTCAAGTGATCACCGGTGTTTTAGTTGGGACCATCATCGGAGTTGCTTTCTTCCGGGGTGTGCCAGTCGGTCCGTTAATTGCGGCTGGAATGGTTGCTTTATTAATCAGGTAA
- the folE gene encoding GTP cyclohydrolase I FolE — protein MDLAKIEQGVRMILEAIGENPEREGLRNTPARVARMYQEIFHGLQEDPRDHLEILFTEEHEEMVLVKDIPLYSMCEHHLVPFYGKAHVAYIPRKGRITGLSKLARVVEGYAKRPQLQERLTSQIADAIMERVQPRGVVVVIEAEHMCMTMRGIRKPGSKTLTSAVRGVFQTSEATRAEAFALIKGS, from the coding sequence ATGGATCTGGCAAAAATTGAACAGGGGGTTCGCATGATCCTGGAGGCAATTGGTGAAAATCCTGAACGTGAGGGATTACGCAATACACCGGCCAGGGTAGCGCGGATGTACCAGGAGATTTTCCACGGTTTGCAGGAAGATCCCCGTGACCACCTGGAAATTCTCTTTACCGAAGAACACGAAGAGATGGTACTGGTTAAGGATATACCCCTGTACTCGATGTGCGAGCACCACCTGGTTCCTTTCTATGGGAAAGCACATGTGGCTTACATTCCCCGGAAGGGTCGCATTACCGGTTTAAGCAAACTGGCCCGGGTGGTTGAGGGATATGCGAAGCGGCCGCAGCTCCAGGAAAGATTGACCTCACAGATTGCCGATGCCATCATGGAGAGAGTGCAGCCGCGGGGCGTGGTGGTGGTAATTGAGGCCGAACACATGTGCATGACCATGCGGGGGATCCGTAAACCCGGTTCAAAAACTTTGACTTCGGCTGTGCGCGGGGTCTTCCAGACAAGTGAGGCGACGCGGGCGGAGGCCTTTGCCCTGATCAAAGGTAGTTAA
- a CDS encoding aldehyde ferredoxin oxidoreductase, which translates to MANFLRVNMSNGSVTAEPCPEHYNLLGGRGLTSQLIFEEVDPTTYPLGDGNKMVIAPGLLTGTTAPSSGRLSIGAKSPLTGGIKESNAGGTAARKLARLGIKAIILEGRAKVGEWFVLKVSSVGAELLPAGDLVGLGNYATVDKLRTRFGEKVGLISIGPAGEKLMAAASVAVTDPDGRPSRHCGRGGMGAVMGSKGLKAVVIDDAEAHETLLDLVDPSGFNEIARRWSKTLSETRKGLTNFGTASLVKPISAVGGLPTRNFSRGTFEGADNINGEVLAERAKARGGKTGHACSPGCVIRCSNVYHDQNGQYLTSGLEYETIVLLGANCEIDDLDAIAELDRLCDDYGLDTMEMGHTMAVAMEAGLLPFGDVNRVKELLGEIASGTVLGRILGQGAAVTGRVFNVARVPVVKGQGMAAYDPRALKGTGITYATSPMGADHTAGNCLPGRGGVDPNKREGQVKVSRELQIMSTVIDALGLCLFVGPLPDSMEMIAQLLSKARGTEVTVADLLSLGQNILRTEIAFNRRAGLTSTDDRLPVFFRQEKLAPYELVFDVSDEELDEVLNF; encoded by the coding sequence GTGGCAAACTTCTTACGTGTCAACATGTCGAATGGTTCTGTGACCGCTGAACCTTGCCCGGAGCACTATAACCTGCTTGGTGGCCGGGGGCTGACATCCCAGCTTATCTTCGAAGAAGTCGATCCCACTACTTATCCTCTAGGGGATGGCAATAAAATGGTGATTGCTCCCGGTTTATTGACCGGCACTACCGCCCCTTCCTCTGGCCGCCTTTCGATCGGGGCCAAGAGCCCTCTGACCGGTGGGATCAAGGAGAGTAACGCTGGGGGAACGGCTGCGCGGAAACTGGCGCGCCTCGGTATTAAAGCCATAATTCTTGAGGGCCGGGCAAAAGTTGGGGAATGGTTTGTCCTCAAGGTGTCCAGTGTCGGAGCAGAACTGTTGCCGGCAGGTGACTTGGTTGGCCTGGGCAACTACGCCACGGTAGATAAGCTGCGCACCCGCTTTGGCGAGAAAGTCGGGCTGATTTCCATTGGCCCAGCGGGTGAAAAACTGATGGCGGCGGCCAGTGTTGCGGTGACTGATCCAGACGGACGGCCGTCACGCCACTGCGGCCGGGGTGGGATGGGAGCAGTTATGGGTTCCAAGGGCCTTAAGGCTGTTGTCATTGATGACGCTGAGGCACACGAAACCCTGCTTGACCTGGTCGACCCGAGCGGTTTTAATGAAATTGCACGCAGATGGTCCAAGACCCTGAGCGAAACCAGGAAGGGTTTAACCAACTTTGGTACAGCCAGTTTAGTCAAACCGATCAGTGCCGTCGGCGGTCTACCTACCCGTAATTTCAGCCGCGGAACGTTTGAGGGGGCAGATAACATCAATGGCGAGGTCCTGGCGGAACGAGCCAAGGCCCGCGGAGGAAAAACCGGTCATGCTTGTTCACCGGGGTGTGTGATCCGGTGTTCCAACGTTTACCATGACCAAAACGGACAGTATCTAACCTCTGGCCTCGAGTACGAGACAATCGTTTTGCTCGGCGCAAATTGTGAAATTGATGATTTAGATGCTATTGCCGAACTAGACCGCCTGTGTGATGATTATGGATTGGATACCATGGAAATGGGTCACACCATGGCGGTGGCAATGGAAGCCGGTCTGCTGCCGTTTGGCGATGTGAACAGAGTTAAGGAACTGCTGGGTGAGATCGCTAGTGGGACGGTATTGGGGCGTATTCTTGGTCAGGGCGCCGCGGTGACGGGGCGGGTTTTCAACGTTGCCCGCGTACCGGTGGTTAAGGGACAAGGGATGGCCGCCTACGATCCACGGGCTTTGAAGGGAACCGGTATAACTTATGCTACTTCCCCCATGGGGGCGGATCATACCGCAGGAAACTGTTTGCCCGGCCGCGGCGGGGTAGACCCGAATAAGCGAGAGGGGCAGGTTAAAGTATCGCGCGAACTGCAAATCATGTCAACCGTCATCGACGCACTAGGGCTATGCCTATTCGTCGGTCCGCTACCCGACAGTATGGAAATGATTGCCCAGTTGTTGAGTAAGGCCAGAGGAACAGAAGTAACAGTTGCCGATTTATTATCCCTTGGGCAAAACATCCTGCGGACAGAGATCGCCTTTAACCGTCGAGCTGGCCTGACCAGCACGGATGACCGTTTGCCGGTCTTCTTCCGTCAGGAAAAACTGGCGCCGTATGAACTGGTCTTTGACGTGAGTGATGAAGAGTTGGATGAGGTCCTCAATTTCTAA
- the cysK gene encoding cysteine synthase A, translating to MRLANNITELIGQTPMVKLNRLVGQEDAEVLVKLEFFNPAGSVKDRIALSMIEDAEQRGILRPGMTIVEPTSGNTGIGLAMIAAAKGYKLILVMPETMSVERRKLLKAFGADFVLTPGTEGMGGAVRKAEELLDENPGYFMPQQFDNPANPAAHRQTTAQEILTQTQGQLDAFVAGVGSGGTLTGVGEVLKEHLPQIKVVAVEPAASAVLAGGKPGIHKIQGIGAGFIPRVLKTELIDEIIGVTNEDAFMTARRLAKEEGILVGISSGAAVFAAIGLAKELGKGKRVVVIAPDTGERYLSSELFEAD from the coding sequence ATGCGGTTAGCCAACAATATAACCGAACTGATTGGTCAAACACCAATGGTTAAACTAAATCGCCTGGTGGGGCAGGAAGATGCTGAGGTGCTGGTAAAATTAGAATTTTTCAATCCGGCCGGCAGCGTTAAAGACCGCATCGCCTTGAGCATGATTGAAGATGCCGAACAGAGAGGGATACTGCGGCCAGGAATGACGATTGTTGAACCGACCAGCGGCAATACCGGGATCGGGCTGGCTATGATCGCTGCGGCCAAAGGTTATAAACTGATTCTCGTGATGCCTGAAACAATGAGCGTGGAACGGCGCAAACTCTTGAAGGCTTTTGGTGCCGATTTTGTCTTGACTCCTGGGACTGAGGGGATGGGTGGAGCAGTGAGAAAAGCCGAGGAACTGCTGGATGAAAACCCTGGCTACTTCATGCCGCAACAGTTTGACAACCCCGCCAACCCGGCCGCGCACCGGCAGACAACCGCCCAGGAGATATTGACCCAGACCCAAGGACAACTTGATGCCTTTGTTGCCGGAGTAGGGAGTGGGGGGACTTTGACCGGGGTGGGTGAAGTTCTGAAAGAACACTTACCCCAGATAAAGGTGGTCGCGGTGGAACCGGCCGCCTCTGCGGTTTTAGCTGGCGGCAAGCCGGGAATCCATAAGATCCAGGGAATTGGTGCTGGTTTTATCCCTCGGGTCCTCAAGACCGAATTGATTGATGAAATCATCGGCGTGACCAATGAAGATGCTTTTATGACTGCCCGGCGGTTGGCCAAAGAAGAAGGGATTCTGGTGGGGATTTCCAGTGGCGCGGCTGTCTTTGCTGCCATAGGACTGGCGAAAGAGTTAGGTAAAGGTAAACGGGTGGTGGTGATCGCCCCGGATACCGGTGAAAGATATTTAAGTTCTGAACTGTTTGAGGCTGACTAA
- a CDS encoding DUF3243 family protein, which produces MGRDTISNFPEELAQNIRDGLKHGLSEEMMVKGLVSVGNLMSRFVKPDSVEESLMNEIWQTATDEEKRMLAEIVLRMGKKRVH; this is translated from the coding sequence ATGGGCAGAGATACAATAAGTAACTTCCCAGAAGAATTAGCGCAAAACATCCGTGATGGACTAAAGCATGGATTATCAGAAGAGATGATGGTTAAAGGACTGGTCAGTGTCGGCAACCTAATGAGCCGTTTCGTTAAGCCCGATTCCGTAGAAGAGTCTTTAATGAATGAAATCTGGCAAACTGCCACCGATGAGGAAAAGCGGATGCTGGCGGAAATTGTGTTGCGGATGGGCAAAAAGAGAGTTCACTAA
- the lepB gene encoding signal peptidase I, which translates to MQSLRNILKEFISIVVVAYLLSLVLKTFVIEARVIPTGSMLPTIQLQDRVLVNKFIYRFQPPKRFDVIVFEPPAETRQHEDFIKRVIGLPGETVEVKKGKVFINGQPLDEPYIMEKPNYQFGPVEVPPNALFVMGDNRNHSFDSHLWEGWLTIDHVKGKAFYTYWPLSRLGKLK; encoded by the coding sequence ATGCAGTCGTTGAGAAACATCTTGAAAGAATTCATCAGCATTGTCGTGGTGGCCTACCTGTTATCACTGGTCCTGAAGACTTTTGTTATTGAGGCAAGGGTTATACCAACGGGGTCAATGCTGCCAACTATTCAACTTCAGGACCGGGTGCTGGTGAATAAGTTTATCTATCGCTTTCAACCGCCGAAAAGATTTGATGTGATCGTATTTGAACCACCGGCAGAAACGAGACAGCATGAGGACTTTATCAAGCGGGTCATTGGACTGCCGGGTGAGACAGTTGAGGTTAAGAAGGGCAAGGTGTTTATCAACGGCCAACCTCTGGATGAGCCATATATTATGGAGAAACCTAATTACCAATTCGGACCAGTCGAGGTTCCACCAAACGCTCTCTTTGTGATGGGAGACAACCGCAACCACAGTTTTGATAGCCACCTGTGGGAGGGTTGGCTGACCATTGACCACGTGAAGGGCAAGGCGTTCTACACCTACTGGCCGTTATCCCGGCTGGGAAAACTCAAATGA
- the fusA gene encoding elongation factor G, whose translation MKVYQAGKIRNVGLVAHGGAGKTSLTEAMLYNAGHTTRLGRVEDGTTVTDFHPEEIKRKITINATLAPCEWKDHKLNLLDTPGFSDFIGEVKGTMRVVDGLIVVLDAVAGVEVMTQIVWEDAVAANIPRIAFVNKMDRENANFLRVVDQMKEAFGSHIVPIQLPIGAEANFKGVVDLLKMKAYYFEGGKVQEKDIPADLADEAATYRDTLVEAAAEADDELLTKYLEGEELTPEEVVTGLRSAVRQGLVVPVVCGSATKNIGVQPLMDLIIDCLPSPLDRAEGDPENAPLAALIFKTIADPYVGKLSFFRVYGGVLKSDSYIYNANKEKEEKIGQILIMRGKNQEPVPEVRAGDIAAIAKLQESSTGDTLTRKDKPVILEGIKFPNPTLSVAIEPKSKGDEDKLGTAVARLMEEDPTLRMEKNTETKETLLTGMGEMHLDIIMERLQRKFGVEVNVREPKVPYRETIRASVKVEGKHKKQTGGHGQYGHVWLALEPLYDKDFEFTEEIFGGAVPRQYFPAVEKGVREAMAEGVLAGYPVTGVKVTLYDGSYHTVDSSEMAFKLAAILAFRKGCEQAKPVLLEPIMNVEVTVPDEFMGDIIGDLNGKRGRILGMEPQGKLQVIRAQVPLAEMMRYAIDLKSITQGRGTYKMEFANYEEVPANIAEKIIAAKKAENKD comes from the coding sequence TTGAAAGTATATCAAGCAGGTAAGATACGCAATGTTGGTCTGGTGGCCCACGGTGGGGCGGGGAAAACTTCTCTGACCGAAGCCATGCTGTATAATGCCGGTCACACTACCCGGCTGGGCAGAGTAGAGGATGGAACCACGGTAACCGATTTTCATCCCGAGGAGATCAAACGGAAGATTACCATCAATGCCACCCTGGCCCCTTGTGAATGGAAAGACCATAAACTCAACCTGCTCGATACCCCTGGTTTCTCAGATTTCATCGGGGAAGTCAAAGGAACCATGCGGGTGGTTGACGGACTGATCGTGGTGCTTGACGCCGTAGCCGGGGTTGAGGTCATGACGCAGATCGTATGGGAAGACGCGGTGGCCGCCAATATTCCGCGGATCGCTTTTGTTAATAAAATGGACCGTGAAAACGCCAATTTCTTACGGGTTGTGGACCAGATGAAGGAAGCTTTTGGCTCTCACATAGTGCCAATCCAACTACCAATCGGCGCCGAAGCCAACTTTAAAGGCGTGGTTGACCTGCTAAAAATGAAAGCCTATTACTTTGAAGGTGGCAAAGTGCAAGAAAAGGATATCCCTGCCGATTTAGCTGATGAAGCAGCCACTTACCGGGATACACTGGTTGAGGCCGCGGCTGAGGCAGATGATGAACTGCTGACCAAGTACCTGGAAGGAGAAGAACTCACGCCGGAAGAAGTGGTTACTGGTTTGCGCTCAGCTGTGCGGCAGGGTCTGGTAGTCCCGGTTGTTTGCGGCTCGGCGACCAAAAACATCGGGGTTCAACCTTTAATGGATCTTATCATCGATTGTCTCCCGTCACCTCTTGATCGGGCGGAAGGGGATCCGGAAAACGCGCCGCTAGCAGCATTGATCTTCAAAACGATTGCCGACCCGTATGTAGGTAAGCTCAGCTTTTTCCGCGTGTACGGCGGTGTCTTAAAGTCAGATTCCTATATATATAATGCTAACAAGGAAAAAGAAGAAAAGATCGGTCAGATTTTAATCATGCGCGGGAAGAACCAGGAGCCGGTTCCCGAAGTCAGAGCGGGAGATATCGCGGCGATTGCTAAACTCCAAGAGTCTTCGACTGGTGACACCCTGACCCGCAAGGATAAACCAGTTATTCTGGAAGGGATTAAGTTCCCTAACCCTACACTGTCTGTGGCTATTGAGCCCAAGAGTAAAGGTGATGAAGATAAGTTGGGTACCGCGGTAGCCCGGCTGATGGAAGAAGACCCAACACTGCGCATGGAAAAAAATACGGAGACCAAAGAGACTTTGCTGACCGGTATGGGTGAAATGCATCTTGATATTATCATGGAAAGACTGCAGCGTAAGTTTGGGGTCGAAGTCAATGTTCGTGAACCGAAAGTCCCCTACCGGGAGACGATTCGTGCCAGCGTCAAGGTGGAAGGTAAGCACAAGAAACAAACCGGTGGACACGGCCAGTACGGCCATGTTTGGTTAGCGTTGGAACCGCTTTACGATAAAGACTTTGAATTTACCGAAGAAATTTTCGGCGGGGCAGTGCCGAGACAATACTTCCCCGCGGTGGAAAAAGGTGTGCGCGAAGCCATGGCCGAGGGCGTCCTGGCTGGCTATCCGGTGACTGGAGTCAAGGTTACGCTATATGATGGCTCCTACCATACAGTTGACTCTTCCGAAATGGCCTTCAAGCTTGCAGCGATCCTTGCTTTCCGTAAAGGCTGCGAACAGGCTAAACCCGTCTTGCTGGAGCCAATCATGAACGTGGAAGTGACCGTGCCGGACGAGTTCATGGGCGACATCATCGGCGACTTGAACGGGAAGCGCGGACGGATCCTGGGGATGGAGCCTCAGGGAAAACTGCAGGTTATCCGCGCCCAGGTGCCGCTGGCCGAAATGATGCGGTACGCGATTGATTTGAAGTCGATTACCCAGGGCCGGGGTACGTATAAGATGGAGTTTGCCAACTACGAAGAGGTGCCGGCCAATATCGCCGAGAAGATTATTGCGGCTAAAAAGGCTGAGAATAAGGATTGA
- the hydE gene encoding [FeFe] hydrogenase H-cluster radical SAM maturase HydE, with translation MIGELINRAEQNHQLKREEIVQLLSLTEPDQLEALFCAADRVRVRFMGNQVHLRGIIEFSNYCCRNCFYCGLRKDNHHLTRYRLSEDEIISIARHAVGDLGYRTIVLQSGEDFRYTAKTLASIIKRIKELGEVAVTVSVGERSYAEYAIMREAGADRYLLKHETADPDLYRQLHPDLLYENRLRCLQWLRELGYQVGSGNMVGLPGQTLETLADDILLLKELDVEMAGISPFVPHSHTPLGTYPGGTVELTLKVLAVTRLLMPYTHLPATTALGSIHPRGRELALRCGANVIMPNVTPAAYRPLYEIYPNKICVNEEPDNCRGCLHSLITSLGREVATDPGHSPKFVQQDK, from the coding sequence ATGATCGGTGAACTGATCAACCGGGCGGAACAAAATCATCAACTGAAGCGGGAGGAGATTGTGCAGCTCCTCAGCCTGACGGAGCCTGACCAGCTGGAGGCTCTTTTTTGTGCGGCGGATCGGGTACGGGTTCGTTTTATGGGCAATCAGGTCCACCTGCGCGGGATTATCGAGTTTTCCAATTATTGCTGCCGCAATTGTTTTTACTGCGGTCTGAGAAAGGATAACCATCATTTGACCCGGTACCGGCTCAGTGAGGATGAGATTATCTCCATTGCCAGACATGCTGTTGGCGACCTGGGATACCGGACCATTGTGTTGCAGTCTGGTGAAGACTTTCGGTACACGGCAAAAACGCTCGCCAGCATAATTAAGCGGATCAAAGAACTGGGCGAAGTGGCGGTAACGGTGAGCGTCGGGGAACGTTCATACGCAGAATACGCCATCATGCGTGAGGCCGGCGCGGATCGTTACTTGCTTAAACACGAAACCGCCGACCCTGATCTCTACCGTCAACTGCACCCTGACCTTCTTTATGAAAACCGTCTCAGGTGTTTACAATGGTTACGTGAGCTTGGCTATCAGGTTGGCTCCGGAAACATGGTCGGTCTGCCTGGTCAAACCCTGGAAACACTGGCGGATGACATTCTGCTCTTGAAAGAGTTAGACGTCGAAATGGCTGGTATAAGTCCATTTGTCCCCCACAGCCACACTCCTTTAGGCACATACCCTGGCGGAACAGTTGAGCTAACATTAAAAGTGCTGGCCGTTACTCGCCTGCTTATGCCTTACACTCACCTGCCGGCCACCACAGCCCTAGGCTCGATTCACCCCAGAGGGCGCGAACTTGCTCTACGTTGCGGGGCTAACGTGATTATGCCAAACGTCACCCCGGCCGCTTACCGGCCGCTATATGAAATCTATCCCAACAAGATTTGTGTCAACGAGGAACCAGATAACTGCCGCGGTTGTTTGCATAGCCTGATCACCTCACTGGGCCGTGAAGTGGCAACTGACCCGGGGCACAGTCCGAAGTTCGTCCAACAAGATAAATAA